The genome window CCCAGGCGGTCCGCGGCTTCGGCGGCAGGGTCGAAATGACCTCCCGGGACCACGAGACGGGAACGGATCGTCTCGCCGAGGTGGCCTCGCGCATCGGGGCCGAGATCATAGTGAACGTGCAGGGTGATGAACCGCTCATTGAGCCCGCCATGATCGACGAGGCGATTGCTCCGCTTGCGGAGAATCCTGCCGTTCGCATGGGGACCCTCAAAAGCCGCATCCGGACGCTTCACGACTTTCTGAGTCCCAACGTCGTGAAGGTTGTGACCGATCTGGAGGGGTATGCGCTCTACTTCTCCCGCTCGCCGCTTCCTTTTTTCAGGGACAAGTGGAATGACTTGAAAGACGAGTCCTTTGCATCGGGGCGGCTGCTCTGCTACAAGCATGTGGGGCTCTATGTCTATCGGCGCGATTTCCTGTTGGAGTTCGCAAAAATGCCACCCACCGTCCTCGAGTTGGCGGAAAAGCTCGAGCAACTCCGGGCGCTGGAGAACGGCTGCCGGATCAGGGTGGTTGAAACAGCGCACGAGTCGATCGGTGTCGACACCCCCAACGACCTGGAAAAGGTTCTCGAAAAGTTGAAATAATCTGACTCAGGAGTGTGCATGAAAACCAAGTTCATCTTCGTAACCGGCGGCGTCGTGTCCTCCATCGGCAAAGGGCTTGCCTCGGCGTCGCTCGGGGCACTGCTGGAGTCCCGCGGTCTGCGGGTCACCATGCAGAAGCTGGACCCTTACATCAATGTCGACCCCGGCACCATGTCGCCGTTCCAGCACGGCGAGGTCTTTGTCACCGACGATGGTGCCGAGACCGATCTCGATCTGGGGCACTACGAGCGGTACACCTCAGCCCGTCTCTCCAAACGGAGCAATTTCACCACGGGTCAGGTCTACTTTTCGGTCATTGAAAAGGAACGGCGCGGCGATTACCTGGGTGGGACCGTGCAGGTCATTCCCCACATCACCGACGAGATCAAGCACAAGATCCTGGAGAACGCCAAGGGGGCCGATGTGGCCATCGTGGAGATCGGAGGAACGGTCGGCGATATCGAGTCGCTTCCGTTCCTGGAGGCGATCCGTCAATTCAAGGCAGACCGGGGGGTAGGGAATGTCCTTTACCTTCATGTGACCCTTGTGCCGCACATCAAGACAGCCGGCGAACTGAAAACCAAGCCGACCCAGCACTCGGTCAAGGAACTGCGGGAGATCGGCATTCAGCCCGATATCCTCATCTGCCGCTGCGAGATGGAGCTGCCCCGGGACATGAAGGCCAAGATCGCCCTGTTCTGCAATGTGGAAGAGAAGGCGGTCATCACCTCCACCGACGCGGAACACATCTACGCGGTGCCCCTGGCGCTTCACAAGGAAGGTCTCGATGAGCAAGTGGTCGAAAAACTGAACATCTGGACCAAAGCGCCTGATCTCAGCCCCTGGCACAGCGTCGTGGAGAAGCTTCGCTCGCCCCTGAGGGGAGAGGTCCGCATTGCCATCGTGGGCAAGTATGTCAATCTCACCGAGTCGTACAAGTCCCTGTCCGAGGCCCTTACCCACGGCGGAATCGCCAACGACTGCCGGGTGGCTCTCACCTATCTGGATTCCGAGCGGATCGAGAGCGAAGGGGTCGGTAGCGCCTTTGACGACGTAGATGCCATCCTGGTGCCGGGTGGCTTCGGCGAACGGGGAACCGAGGGCAAGATCAAGGCCATCGAATATGCCCGCACCCGGAAGATTCCGTTCTTCGGCATCTGTCTCGGCATGCAGATGGCGGTGGTGGAGTACGCCCGCAACGTTTGCGGGCTCGACGATGCCTGTTCCAGCGAGTTCCGTCCCGATTGCACCCACCCGGTCATCAGCCTGATGGAGGAGCAACGCGACATCGACCGGTTGGGCGGCACCATGCGGCTCGGTGCCTATCCCTGCAGCCTCACCAAGGGGACCTTTGCCCAGAAGGCATACGGTTCACTGGAAATATCAGAGCGGCACCGCCACCGCTACGAGTACAACAATGTCTTCCGCGAGACCCTTGTGGCCAACGGCCTCGTCATTTCGGGGCTCTACAAGGAAGGAGACCTGGTGGAGATCGTGGAGGTCGCCGATCATCCCTGGTTCCTCGGCTGCCAGTTCCACCCGGAGTTCAAGTCGAAGCCGCTCAACCCTCATCCTCTGTTCAGGGCGTTCATCGCAGCAGCCATTGAACAGAGGGACAAAAGGCGATAGGCTGTCAACCTATTCCCACAACGAGAGGTTTGTATGACCAGAGAAATTACCATAGGCTCCGTAAAGATTGGGGGCGATCGTCCGCTGGTGCTCATAGCCGGTCCCTGCGTGATCGAAAACGAGGCGGCAACCCTGCGCTGCGCCGAGCGCCTGATGACCATCTGCAACGGCGTATCCCTGTCGCTCGTGTTCAAGGCATCCTATGACAAGGCGAATCGCACGTCGGTTACCTCGTTCCGCGGCCCCGGTATGCAGGAGGGGCTGCGCATTCTCCAGAAGGTGAAAGACTCCCTCGGTATCCCGGTCATCTCGGACATCCACTCAATCGAGCAGGTAAAGCCGGCCGCCGAGGTACTCGACATCATCCAGGTTCCCGCGTTTCTCTGCCGCCAGACCGACTTGGTGGTGGAAGTCGGCCGGACGAACCGGGTGGTCAATGTCAAGAAGGGGCAGTTCATGGCCCCTTGGGACATGGAGAACGTGGTCGGCAAGATCCTGTCGACCGGCAATGAGCGCATCATCCTGACTGAGCGCGGGGTATCGTTCGGTTACAACAATCTCGTTTCCGACATGCGGAGTCTCCCCATCATGCGCCGCATCGGCTTCCCGGTGGTCTTCGACGCAACCCACAGCGTTCAACTACCCGGCGGCCAGGGCGGTTCCTCAGGCGGACAGCGCGAGTTCGTGGAGTACCTGTCCCGGGCCGCGGTCGCCACCGGAATCGACGGTATCTTCATGGAAGTCCACGAAGACCCGGACAAGGCCCTGTGCGACGGCCCCAACTCGGTGAGGCTCGACGATCTGCCCGCGCTGCTCAAGAAGCTGAAGGCAATCGACGCCATCGTGAAATAGAACCCGGACCCGCCATTGGCCGGTTCCTGAAACGGAAGCACAATGATTCTTGAAGAAGCGCGAAAAGTCATACGGGTCGAAGCAGCAGCACTCATGCGCCTTGCCGATTCCATCGACGGCGAGTTTGAAAAGGCGTTGCGCCTCATTCTCGACACCCGCGGACGGGTTGTCGTTACCGGCATGGGGAAGTCGGGGCTCATCGGCCAGAAAATAGCCTCAACCATGGCGTCCACTGGCACGCCGGCCCTGTTCCTTCACCCGGCGGAAGGGGTTCATGGCGACCTGGGGATGATCATGAAGGGGGACGTGGTCATTGCCATCTCCAACAGCGGTGAAACCGAAGAGGTGGTGCGCATCCTGCCGATCATCAAGCGACTCGGTGCTGCCCTCGTTTCCATGTCGGGCAATGCCTCGTCCACGCTTGCCAAGGCGGGCGACGTGTTCCTCGATATTTCGGTTGCCGAGGAGGCCTGCCCCCTCGGTCTGGCCCCCACCGCATCCACCACCGCAACCCTTGCCATGGGTGATGCACTTGCGGTGGCTCTCCTCATTGAGCGCGGGTTCAGGCCCGAAGATTTCGCCCTGTTCCACCCGGGCGGCTCCCTGGGAAAGAAACTTCTCCTCACGGTGGAAGACCTGATGCATTCGGGCGACGCCGTGCCGCTGGTGGACACTGCCACGCCGATCCGCGACGCCCTGTTCGTCATCACGGCCAAAGGGCTCGGCATCACCGGCGTCTGCGCGGAAGACGGCTCCCTGGTGGGGGTGGTCACCGACGGGGACCTGCGCCGCTCTCTCGGCAAGGGGGTCGATGTCCTTAATCAGGCCGCCGGGGAGATCATGACCCGCAATCCAAAGAGAATCAATCGTTCCGAGCTGGCTGCCAAGGCTCTCCAGGTAATGGAGTCCCACTCCATAACGTCCCTGTTCGTCTTCGACGATGCGGCCGCTAACCGGCCGGTGGGGATCATTCACCTCCATGACCTGTTGCGGGCGGGCTTGGCATGACCGCCGGGGAACGGGAACTCATGAACGGGCGCCTTGCCGGGATCAGGCTGTTGCTGCTCGATGTGGACGGCGTCATGACCGATGGCCGGATCATCTTCGACTCCAACGGGGTGGAAAGCAAATTCTTCAACGTCAAGGACGGCCACGGCATCAAGATGATTCAGCGGGCCGGCATTCAGGTGGGGATCATTTCGGGCCGGCAGTCGGTGGTGGTTGCCAATCGGGCCGCAGAGCTGGATATCCCGATACTCTTTCAGAAGGCCATCGACAAGCTGGCACCGTACGGGGAGATTCTCAGTGCCACCGGCCTGGAGGACTCGCAGGTCGCCTTTGTGGGTGACGATGTGATCGATATTCCGGTGCTGCGGCGGGTCGGCTTTGCCGCCGCCCCCGCCGATGCCGTCCCGGAAGTGCTGCCGTTCGTGCATTTCATTACCCGCAATCGCGGCGGCTGGGGAGCCGTCCGCGAGGTCTGCGATCTCCTTCTCAGGGCCCAGGGAAAGTGGGACGAGATCACCGCACGCTATTACCGCTAGAGCGGTATTCATCATGCTCTTCTTCTGACGCTCCTCCTTCAGTAAGCCTGCGCCTAAAGCCCCGTCCGTTTTGTCCGAAAAGAGAGTATCTCCCATCATCTTCCCCTTGTTCTCGGGGGCGGCGCCGGAGCGTGTCCGTCCTTCCGTAAGGAGCAATCACCATGCTCAAGCGACACGATGGAACCATAGTCGTCATCGATGACGACCCCTACGTGCTCGAAAGCCTGTCGGCGCTTCTCGTTGCCTACGGTTATGCCGTGCATCCCTTCGGCCGGGGGGCCGATGCCATGCGTCGCCTCGCCGGCGGCGGGATCGACATTGTCATTACCGACATCAATATGCCCGAGATGACGGGGATAGAAGTCCTGCGGGCCATTCGGACCTCCAACCAGGATGTGCCGGTGATCCTCATGACCGGTTATGCGGAATTGTCCGTGGCGGTGGAAGCGATCAAGCAGGGCGCCTTTGACTTCATTATCAAGCCCTACGATCCGCTCTATCTGT of Geobacter anodireducens contains these proteins:
- a CDS encoding 3-deoxy-manno-octulosonate cytidylyltransferase, which produces MNITAIIPARFASTRFPGKALADIAGKPMVQHVYERTARARLVSEVVVATDDDRIAQAVRGFGGRVEMTSRDHETGTDRLAEVASRIGAEIIVNVQGDEPLIEPAMIDEAIAPLAENPAVRMGTLKSRIRTLHDFLSPNVVKVVTDLEGYALYFSRSPLPFFRDKWNDLKDESFASGRLLCYKHVGLYVYRRDFLLEFAKMPPTVLELAEKLEQLRALENGCRIRVVETAHESIGVDTPNDLEKVLEKLK
- the pyrG gene encoding CTP synthetase (CTP synthase; cytidine triphosphate synthetase; catalyzes the ATP-dependent amination of UTP to CTP with either L-glutamine or ammonia as the source of nitrogen; in Escherichia coli this enzyme forms a homotetramer) → MKTKFIFVTGGVVSSIGKGLASASLGALLESRGLRVTMQKLDPYINVDPGTMSPFQHGEVFVTDDGAETDLDLGHYERYTSARLSKRSNFTTGQVYFSVIEKERRGDYLGGTVQVIPHITDEIKHKILENAKGADVAIVEIGGTVGDIESLPFLEAIRQFKADRGVGNVLYLHVTLVPHIKTAGELKTKPTQHSVKELREIGIQPDILICRCEMELPRDMKAKIALFCNVEEKAVITSTDAEHIYAVPLALHKEGLDEQVVEKLNIWTKAPDLSPWHSVVEKLRSPLRGEVRIAIVGKYVNLTESYKSLSEALTHGGIANDCRVALTYLDSERIESEGVGSAFDDVDAILVPGGFGERGTEGKIKAIEYARTRKIPFFGICLGMQMAVVEYARNVCGLDDACSSEFRPDCTHPVISLMEEQRDIDRLGGTMRLGAYPCSLTKGTFAQKAYGSLEISERHRHRYEYNNVFRETLVANGLVISGLYKEGDLVEIVEVADHPWFLGCQFHPEFKSKPLNPHPLFRAFIAAAIEQRDKRR
- a CDS encoding 3-deoxy-8-phosphooctulonate synthase, yielding MTREITIGSVKIGGDRPLVLIAGPCVIENEAATLRCAERLMTICNGVSLSLVFKASYDKANRTSVTSFRGPGMQEGLRILQKVKDSLGIPVISDIHSIEQVKPAAEVLDIIQVPAFLCRQTDLVVEVGRTNRVVNVKKGQFMAPWDMENVVGKILSTGNERIILTERGVSFGYNNLVSDMRSLPIMRRIGFPVVFDATHSVQLPGGQGGSSGGQREFVEYLSRAAVATGIDGIFMEVHEDPDKALCDGPNSVRLDDLPALLKKLKAIDAIVK
- a CDS encoding D-arabinose 5-phosphate isomerase, with the protein product MILEEARKVIRVEAAALMRLADSIDGEFEKALRLILDTRGRVVVTGMGKSGLIGQKIASTMASTGTPALFLHPAEGVHGDLGMIMKGDVVIAISNSGETEEVVRILPIIKRLGAALVSMSGNASSTLAKAGDVFLDISVAEEACPLGLAPTASTTATLAMGDALAVALLIERGFRPEDFALFHPGGSLGKKLLLTVEDLMHSGDAVPLVDTATPIRDALFVITAKGLGITGVCAEDGSLVGVVTDGDLRRSLGKGVDVLNQAAGEIMTRNPKRINRSELAAKALQVMESHSITSLFVFDDAAANRPVGIIHLHDLLRAGLA
- a CDS encoding phenylphosphate carboxylase subunit delta: MNGRLAGIRLLLLDVDGVMTDGRIIFDSNGVESKFFNVKDGHGIKMIQRAGIQVGIISGRQSVVVANRAAELDIPILFQKAIDKLAPYGEILSATGLEDSQVAFVGDDVIDIPVLRRVGFAAAPADAVPEVLPFVHFITRNRGGWGAVREVCDLLLRAQGKWDEITARYYR